Proteins from one Bacteroides mediterraneensis genomic window:
- the hydF gene encoding [FeFe] hydrogenase H-cluster maturation GTPase HydF: MNDTPRANRLHIGLFGKRNAGKSSLINALTHQDTALVSEIPGTTTDPVFKAMEIHGLGPCVFIDTAGFDDEGELGELRIRQTQRALEKTDIALMVCTDDHLDEELHWQHLLKEKNVPIIWILNKCDQLADAEQTMRRIEKQCGQVPLLVSTLTGQGLDDILRSLRHKLPDETMAQGIVGRLVEENDTVMLVMPQDIQAPKGRLILPQVQTIRELLDRKCLVMSCTTDKIDAMLAALARPPKLIITDSQVFRTVYDKKPAESRLTSFSVLFAQYKGDIDYYLEGANAIARLTPESRVLIAEACTHAPLAEDIGRVKIPNMLRKRIGENLQIDIVSGTDFPEDLTPYDLIIHCGACMFNRKYVLNRIDRARTQQIPMTNYGVTIAYLAGILDKIDY; encoded by the coding sequence ATGAACGATACTCCCCGTGCCAACCGACTGCACATCGGTCTGTTTGGCAAACGCAACGCCGGAAAGTCGTCGCTGATCAATGCCCTGACGCACCAGGACACGGCCCTCGTGTCGGAAATCCCCGGCACGACCACTGACCCGGTTTTCAAGGCCATGGAAATCCATGGCCTCGGTCCTTGCGTGTTCATTGATACGGCCGGATTCGACGATGAAGGCGAACTGGGCGAACTTCGCATCCGCCAGACACAGCGTGCGCTGGAAAAGACAGACATCGCCCTGATGGTCTGCACCGACGACCATTTGGACGAAGAGCTGCACTGGCAGCACCTGCTGAAGGAAAAGAATGTACCCATCATCTGGATATTGAACAAGTGTGACCAATTGGCCGATGCCGAACAGACCATGCGCCGCATTGAAAAACAATGCGGACAAGTACCCTTATTGGTGAGCACCCTCACCGGACAAGGGCTGGACGACATTCTGCGCAGCCTCCGGCACAAGTTGCCGGATGAAACCATGGCACAAGGCATCGTAGGCCGGCTGGTGGAAGAAAACGACACCGTCATGCTGGTCATGCCGCAGGACATCCAGGCCCCCAAAGGCCGCCTCATCCTGCCGCAGGTACAAACCATCCGGGAACTGCTGGACCGCAAATGCCTGGTGATGAGCTGTACCACCGACAAGATTGATGCCATGCTGGCTGCCCTGGCCCGTCCGCCGAAGCTGATTATCACCGACTCACAGGTGTTCCGCACGGTATATGACAAGAAACCGGCCGAGAGCCGACTCACCTCCTTCTCCGTCCTCTTTGCCCAATACAAAGGCGACATCGATTACTACCTGGAAGGAGCCAATGCCATTGCCCGGCTGACCCCGGAATCACGGGTACTGATTGCCGAAGCATGTACACATGCCCCACTGGCAGAAGACATCGGGCGGGTGAAAATTCCGAACATGCTCCGCAAGCGCATCGGTGAAAACCTGCAAATCGACATCGTATCGGGCACGGACTTCCCGGAAGACCTGACCCCGTACGACCTGATTATTCATTGCGGGGCCTGCATGTTTAACCGTAAGTATGTGCTGAACCGCATCGACCGGGCCCGCACCCAGCAGATTCCCATGACCAACTACGGAGTGACCATTGCCTACCTGGCGGGGATTCTGGATAAGATAGATTACTGA
- the hydG gene encoding [FeFe] hydrogenase H-cluster radical SAM maturase HydG produces MYKIDSQKAEEFICHEEILDTLEYAQSKSQDKELIRSIIEKARLCKGLSHREAAVLLECNDPELVEEIYRLAREIKQKFYGNRIVMFAPLYLSNYCVNSCTYCPYHAKNKTIARKKLTQEDIRREVIALQDMGHKRLALEAGEDPIHNPLEYILESIQTIYSIKHKNGAIRRVNVNIAATTVENYRRLKEAGIGTYILFQETYHKENYEKLHPRGPKSNYAYHTEAMDRAMQGGIDDVGIGVLFGLNTYRYDFVGLLMHAEHLEATYGVGPHTISVPRICSADDIDASTFENAISDEIFQKIVAVIRISVPYTGMIISTRESQRSREKVLALGVSQISGGSRTSVGGYATEELPEENSAQFDVSDHRSLDEIVAWLLKLGYIPSFCTACYREGRTGDRFMSLVKTGQIANCCAPNALMTLQEYLYDYASPETRRLAEDMIRKQMEEIPNPAIRKRALENLERIAEGKRDFRF; encoded by the coding sequence ATGTACAAGATTGATTCTCAAAAGGCAGAGGAATTTATCTGCCACGAAGAAATTCTGGATACCCTGGAATATGCCCAAAGCAAGAGCCAGGACAAGGAACTGATACGTTCCATCATTGAAAAGGCCCGCCTGTGCAAGGGACTCTCCCATCGCGAAGCTGCCGTACTCTTGGAGTGCAACGACCCGGAACTGGTGGAAGAAATCTACCGTCTGGCCCGCGAAATCAAGCAGAAATTCTATGGCAACCGCATCGTGATGTTCGCCCCGCTGTACTTGTCGAACTATTGCGTGAACAGCTGTACCTATTGTCCCTACCACGCGAAGAACAAGACCATCGCCCGCAAGAAACTGACACAGGAGGACATCCGCCGCGAGGTCATCGCCCTGCAGGACATGGGACACAAACGTCTGGCACTGGAAGCCGGCGAAGACCCTATCCACAATCCACTTGAGTACATTCTGGAGTCCATCCAGACCATCTATAGCATCAAGCACAAGAACGGAGCCATCCGACGGGTGAACGTGAACATTGCCGCCACTACGGTAGAAAACTACCGCCGCCTGAAAGAGGCCGGCATCGGTACCTATATCCTGTTTCAGGAAACCTACCACAAAGAGAACTACGAGAAACTGCATCCCAGAGGTCCGAAGAGCAACTATGCTTACCACACGGAAGCCATGGACCGCGCCATGCAAGGAGGCATTGACGACGTGGGCATCGGCGTACTGTTCGGCCTGAACACTTACCGCTACGATTTTGTGGGACTGCTGATGCATGCCGAACACCTGGAAGCGACCTACGGCGTAGGCCCGCACACCATCAGTGTGCCGCGTATCTGCTCGGCCGACGACATCGATGCTTCTACCTTCGAGAACGCCATCTCCGACGAAATATTCCAGAAGATTGTGGCCGTTATCCGTATCAGCGTACCTTACACCGGCATGATTATCTCCACCCGTGAATCACAGCGTTCCCGCGAAAAAGTGCTGGCCCTCGGCGTATCACAAATCAGCGGTGGTTCCCGTACCAGCGTGGGAGGCTATGCCACCGAAGAACTGCCGGAAGAGAACTCGGCCCAGTTCGACGTGAGCGACCACCGCAGCCTGGATGAAATCGTGGCCTGGCTGCTGAAACTGGGCTACATTCCCAGCTTCTGTACGGCTTGCTACCGCGAAGGACGTACGGGCGACCGTTTCATGTCGCTGGTCAAGACCGGACAGATTGCCAACTGCTGTGCCCCCAATGCCCTGATGACACTTCAGGAGTATCTTTATGACTATGCCTCACCGGAGACACGCCGTCTGGCAGAAGACATGATCCGCAAGCAGATGGAAGAGATTCCCAATCCCGCCATCCGCAAAAGAGCGTTGGAAAATCTAGAACGAATTGCCGAAGGGAAACGCGACTTCCGTTTCTAA
- the ric gene encoding iron-sulfur cluster repair di-iron protein, whose amino-acid sequence METKEWKYTSVGQIVADDFAAARVFKKYGIDFCCHGEVTLEKACADLGLSVEEVEQALTRQEEAGNGQIPFASWPLDLLMDYILKIHHRGIRANGPELLALLEKVERVHGEAHPELHELKALVSESLEDLEMHLQKEENVLFPYLYELYAAKEQGQRMAPMHCGTISNPIRVMKMEHEGEGNRYLHIIQLTNHFAVPQDGCGSYRLLMQELEAFVDALFEHIHLENNLLFPRFEEIERVTVY is encoded by the coding sequence ATGGAAACGAAAGAATGGAAATATACGAGTGTGGGACAAATTGTAGCCGATGACTTTGCAGCAGCTAGAGTGTTTAAGAAATATGGCATCGACTTCTGCTGTCATGGCGAGGTGACGCTGGAAAAGGCTTGTGCCGATTTGGGCTTGTCGGTGGAAGAAGTAGAGCAGGCATTGACGCGTCAGGAAGAGGCTGGGAACGGACAGATTCCGTTTGCTTCATGGCCGTTGGACTTGCTTATGGATTATATTCTGAAGATACACCACCGTGGTATCCGTGCGAATGGACCGGAGTTGTTGGCATTGCTTGAAAAGGTGGAGCGTGTGCATGGGGAAGCACATCCGGAGCTGCACGAACTGAAGGCGTTGGTGAGTGAGTCGCTGGAAGATTTGGAGATGCACTTGCAGAAAGAGGAGAATGTGTTGTTCCCGTATCTCTATGAGCTGTATGCGGCGAAGGAACAGGGGCAGCGTATGGCACCGATGCACTGTGGTACGATTTCCAATCCTATCCGGGTGATGAAGATGGAGCACGAAGGAGAGGGAAACCGCTACTTGCACATCATTCAGCTGACGAATCATTTCGCGGTGCCTCAGGATGGCTGTGGCAGCTACCGTCTGCTGATGCAGGAACTGGAGGCGTTTGTGGATGCCTTGTTCGAGCATATTCACCTGGAAAACAATCTGCTTTTCCCGCGCTTTGAGGAAATAGAACGAGTAACGGTGTATTAA
- a CDS encoding FHA domain-containing protein, translating to MKRVRCPKCDNFIQFDETKYKEGQSLVFICDNCKKQFSIRIGKSKLNAANRKAEVVDEKEGVQDFGNVLAVENVFAYKQVLPLHEGDNLIGRRCKGNDIDIPIESNDPSLDRRHCYINVKKDKQGKIIYTLRDNDSITGTFLMNEILGPKERVRIEDGAVITLGATTLILRAAEGQTEE from the coding sequence ATGAAAAGAGTAAGATGCCCCAAATGTGACAATTTCATCCAGTTTGATGAAACAAAATATAAAGAAGGACAGTCACTCGTCTTTATTTGTGACAACTGCAAGAAACAGTTCAGCATCCGTATCGGCAAGTCCAAACTGAACGCGGCCAACCGCAAGGCTGAGGTGGTGGACGAAAAGGAAGGCGTGCAGGACTTCGGCAATGTACTGGCCGTAGAGAACGTGTTTGCCTACAAACAGGTGCTGCCGCTGCATGAAGGCGACAACCTCATCGGACGCCGGTGCAAGGGAAACGACATCGACATTCCCATCGAGAGCAACGACCCGAGCCTGGACCGCCGGCATTGCTACATCAACGTCAAAAAAGACAAACAAGGAAAAATCATTTATACGCTCCGTGACAACGACAGCATCACGGGCACTTTTCTGATGAACGAAATACTGGGCCCGAAAGAGCGCGTCCGCATTGAAGACGGAGCCGTCATCACCCTCGGTGCCACAACCCTGATTCTGAGAGCGGCAGAAGGACAAACGGAAGAATAA
- a CDS encoding SPOR domain-containing protein has translation MIELAKHIEVLLLENDCVIVPGLGGFIAHRRQAAISTQTGEFQPPLRTIGFNPQLVMNDGLLVQSYMQAYNTDFPDATRRIEKVVTEMKDQLYQQGQVTLDHVGTIYYNMNGGYAFEPASPSFFTPGLYGLESFTLPLLKALPADEPKEYKLPEVSRPATDKKRHFSLRHFTRNAVAIAAAVCLFFILSVPVENTYMDDANYASLGSFSMFDAIRNQSVATSIQTTAPQSTSQKTAQKQQKKKRVRNNVNTLKPVAVKTEKIAAVPAVKKETQPAVKKVPAAKPAAAPAPAPSTATSKKKAYIIVASLTTDSDAQKELKKLQQKGYKNCKVLESDGRFRIALDGYASSGEAYKKVQELRNQEGFKNAWVFTSK, from the coding sequence ATGATTGAATTGGCAAAACACATAGAAGTATTACTGCTGGAAAACGATTGCGTTATCGTTCCCGGCTTGGGAGGATTCATCGCCCACAGACGGCAAGCGGCCATCTCCACACAAACAGGAGAATTCCAGCCGCCCCTCCGCACCATTGGATTCAATCCGCAGCTGGTGATGAACGACGGACTTCTGGTCCAGTCGTACATGCAGGCCTATAACACCGACTTCCCCGATGCGACCCGCCGGATTGAAAAGGTAGTCACTGAAATGAAAGACCAGTTGTACCAGCAGGGACAGGTTACCCTCGACCATGTAGGTACGATTTATTATAATATGAATGGAGGCTATGCCTTCGAGCCGGCTTCCCCGTCTTTCTTTACACCGGGACTGTATGGACTGGAAAGTTTTACGCTCCCATTGTTGAAAGCGCTTCCCGCAGACGAACCGAAGGAATACAAACTTCCGGAGGTGAGCCGTCCTGCCACGGACAAAAAGCGACATTTCTCCCTGCGGCATTTCACGCGCAACGCAGTGGCCATCGCTGCCGCCGTATGCCTGTTCTTCATCCTGTCCGTACCCGTAGAAAACACCTACATGGACGATGCGAACTATGCATCCCTCGGCTCGTTCAGTATGTTCGATGCCATCCGTAACCAGTCGGTAGCCACCAGCATACAGACTACAGCCCCGCAGTCTACCTCTCAAAAGACTGCCCAAAAACAGCAAAAGAAGAAACGCGTACGCAACAATGTCAATACGCTCAAACCCGTAGCAGTCAAGACGGAAAAGATTGCAGCCGTTCCGGCTGTCAAGAAAGAAACCCAACCGGCTGTCAAAAAAGTACCGGCAGCCAAACCGGCGGCTGCTCCCGCACCGGCACCTTCCACCGCTACAAGCAAAAAGAAGGCTTATATCATCGTGGCCAGCCTGACCACGGACAGTGATGCCCAGAAAGAGCTGAAAAAGCTGCAGCAAAAAGGTTACAAGAACTGCAAAGTGCTGGAGTCTGACGGACGTTTCCGCATCGCACTGGATGGCTATGCCAGTTCGGGAGAAGCCTATAAAAAGGTACAGGAACTGCGCAATCAGGAAGGATTCAAGAATGCTTGGGTTTTCACTTCAAAATAA
- a CDS encoding 4Fe-4S dicluster domain-containing protein: MAFTNNVMIVRHKLLENLVALWKENQLVEKIDRIPLELSPRRSQPVGRCCIHKERAVTKYKLLPLLGWDMTDETDELTPLSEYARKTLDRKERIKENILCVIDEACSSCVQVNYEVSNLCRGCVARSCYMNCPKGAVHFDKKTGQARIDHDKCISCGICHKSCPYHAIVYIPVPCEEACPVKAISKDEHYIEHIDESKCIYCGKCLNACPFGAIFEISQVFDVLEAIRKGEQVIAIPAPSVLGQFNATIDQVYGALKEIGFADVIEVAEGAMHTTSNEAHELLEKLEEGQKFMTTSCCPSYIELVNKHIPAMKPYVSSTGSPMYYAARIAKQKYPNAKVVFIGPCIAKRKEAQRDECVDYVLTFEELHPMFRGLGIELEKANPYKVAYESVCEAHGFAQAGGVAGAVKAYLGPKANGIKIMQFSDFTKKNIGVLRAYAKTGKVDAQFIEMMACEGGCVTGPSAHNDPVAGKRQLNQDLLKRTLKYENSNQE; this comes from the coding sequence ATGGCTTTTACAAACAACGTAATGATTGTCCGGCACAAACTGCTGGAAAACCTGGTTGCTTTATGGAAAGAAAATCAATTAGTAGAGAAAATCGACCGTATTCCTCTGGAACTCAGTCCGCGCCGTTCACAGCCGGTGGGACGCTGCTGTATCCACAAGGAACGTGCCGTTACCAAATATAAGCTGCTCCCGCTGCTGGGTTGGGATATGACCGACGAAACGGACGAGCTGACTCCCCTTTCTGAATATGCCCGCAAGACACTGGACCGCAAGGAACGAATCAAGGAAAACATCCTCTGTGTCATCGACGAGGCTTGTTCTTCCTGCGTGCAGGTGAACTACGAAGTAAGTAACCTTTGCCGGGGTTGTGTGGCCAGAAGCTGCTACATGAACTGTCCGAAAGGTGCCGTGCATTTCGACAAGAAAACCGGTCAGGCACGTATTGACCACGACAAGTGCATCAGCTGCGGTATCTGCCACAAGAGCTGTCCGTACCACGCCATCGTGTACATCCCGGTGCCGTGTGAGGAAGCTTGTCCTGTAAAAGCCATCAGCAAGGACGAACACTACATCGAACACATCGACGAAAGCAAATGTATCTACTGTGGCAAGTGTCTGAATGCCTGCCCGTTTGGTGCCATTTTCGAAATTTCCCAAGTGTTCGACGTACTGGAAGCCATCCGCAAGGGGGAACAGGTGATTGCCATCCCAGCTCCATCGGTATTGGGACAGTTCAATGCCACCATCGACCAAGTATACGGGGCATTGAAAGAAATCGGTTTTGCCGATGTGATTGAAGTGGCCGAAGGTGCCATGCATACCACCAGCAACGAGGCACACGAACTGCTGGAGAAACTGGAAGAAGGACAGAAATTCATGACTACTTCCTGCTGTCCGTCGTATATCGAGCTGGTCAACAAGCACATTCCGGCCATGAAGCCTTACGTATCGAGCACCGGCTCTCCGATGTATTACGCAGCTCGCATCGCCAAACAGAAATACCCGAATGCCAAGGTGGTCTTCATCGGCCCGTGTATCGCCAAACGGAAAGAGGCACAGCGCGACGAATGTGTGGACTACGTGCTGACCTTCGAAGAACTTCACCCGATGTTCCGCGGACTGGGCATCGAACTGGAAAAGGCCAATCCGTATAAGGTGGCCTACGAATCGGTCTGCGAGGCACACGGATTCGCACAGGCTGGCGGTGTGGCCGGAGCAGTGAAAGCTTACTTGGGCCCGAAAGCCAACGGCATCAAGATTATGCAGTTCTCCGACTTCACGAAGAAGAACATCGGTGTGCTCCGTGCATACGCCAAGACGGGTAAGGTAGACGCCCAGTTCATTGAAATGATGGCCTGCGAAGGCGGATGCGTGACCGGTCCGAGCGCACACAACGACCCGGTGGCCGGAAAACGCCAGTTGAACCAGGATTTGCTGAAACGTACCCTCAAGTACGAAAACAGCAATCAGGAATAA
- the hydE gene encoding [FeFe] hydrogenase H-cluster radical SAM maturase HydE — protein sequence MKELIERLYREQTLAPGELRTLLLECRGEDLDFLMQKARTVAQSHFGNKIYIRGLIEVGNCCHNDCLYCGIRRSNRHLERYRLDEETILACCRHGYELGFRTFVLQGGEDNYMTDERVTSVVTAIRTAFPDVAITLSLGERPTVSYERFFQAGANRYLLRHETHNETHYRRLHPDSMSLSNRLRCLDDLKRIGFQTGTGIMVGSPGQTVDNLVEDILFIEQFRPQMIGIGPFLPHHDTPFASCPPGSLTQTLTLLSIFRLMHPKALIPSTTALASLTPDGREKGILAGGNVVMPNLSPVEQRKKYALYDHKASMGSEAAEGLRLLAQRLAAIGYEIDKSRGDYPGKTL from the coding sequence ATGAAAGAATTGATAGAACGCCTTTACCGGGAGCAGACACTGGCTCCCGGTGAATTGCGTACCCTTCTGCTGGAGTGCCGGGGGGAAGACCTCGACTTTCTCATGCAAAAGGCACGCACGGTGGCTCAAAGCCATTTCGGCAACAAAATCTATATCCGCGGCCTCATCGAAGTGGGCAATTGCTGCCACAACGACTGTCTGTATTGCGGCATCCGGAGAAGCAACCGCCACCTGGAACGCTACCGCCTGGATGAGGAAACCATTCTGGCCTGCTGCCGCCACGGATACGAACTGGGATTCCGTACGTTTGTGCTGCAAGGAGGCGAAGACAACTATATGACCGATGAAAGGGTCACCTCAGTAGTGACCGCCATCCGCACCGCCTTTCCCGATGTGGCCATCACCCTTTCCCTCGGTGAACGCCCCACTGTTTCCTACGAACGTTTTTTTCAGGCGGGAGCCAACCGCTACCTGCTGCGTCACGAGACGCACAACGAAACCCATTACCGCCGGCTGCACCCCGACAGCATGTCACTGTCCAACCGCTTGCGGTGTCTGGACGACCTGAAACGCATCGGATTCCAGACGGGTACCGGCATCATGGTGGGAAGTCCGGGACAAACCGTCGATAACCTGGTGGAAGACATTCTCTTCATTGAGCAGTTCCGCCCTCAGATGATTGGCATCGGACCTTTCCTGCCGCATCACGACACTCCCTTTGCTTCCTGTCCGCCCGGAAGTCTGACGCAGACCCTGACGTTGCTCTCCATTTTCCGGCTGATGCACCCGAAGGCACTGATTCCCTCGACCACCGCACTGGCCAGCCTCACGCCCGACGGACGGGAGAAAGGTATACTGGCAGGCGGTAACGTGGTGATGCCCAACCTTTCGCCGGTGGAACAACGGAAGAAATATGCCTTATACGACCACAAAGCCTCCATGGGTTCGGAAGCCGCCGAAGGATTGCGTCTGCTGGCACAACGGCTGGCAGCTATCGGATATGAAATAGATAAAAGCCGCGGAGACTATCCCGGCAAGACATTATAA